From the genome of Scytonema hofmannii PCC 7110, one region includes:
- a CDS encoding isopeptide-forming domain-containing fimbrial protein: MKKVSLLFSCSLLYALSTGLQPAQAEGSKELVSQGGHRPYLEWSPNLKTANITRITLLKVYVQAGETVNLGSSVHTSANGVQDIVYRSPFGGQNGSCNVLSTGFGFIDTLAKEQAGPLPNAGGYDPCSFVATETGVYEVEFHAPELGSDQKNPPTRATNAAFPTDATQTSTVAAWDITVRDSQGNVKPGRVFTNYLAFNLGTNGLSLNSDFFIQTKDGYLYRTAMNGVDPFGFIFFANSRGYKDGDSTLYRSTRAAGNTLAPFLGGVQVQRPDVPDTATDMTHVVFINKPDPATLASLGIPTGPLIPPKPTNFKFTGKNGASGNQTFVGAGGHFSFDSSSSGSYDIIIDTNNDNIYDPSVDRVLQNVSLSGKNIVSWNGKDAQGNNLLPLPQNAPYHARIRLRAGEYHFPMLDAENNPSGFVIEMTNAPGPFPAGINKFTVYYNDDNYKTKDGTTVDLSGPGNPTNPRNASVGIDSTSGQHEFSGTYGDFKGIDTWTYYPGEAVFADLIITTQNQANVQGTKSVRFLTDTDGSGNVTVGDRIQYTITYSNLDPGKSDATNFVISDSLPAQLTFVSAEITSKTSGNNITLNPSYNGSGALTNSGTLRVGDTITVTVTATINNHNNGTAISNQASAGFNTPDSPATIGTVVTDANSAGATTNPPSVGNPFPQNSDDSVETGNDPTKTGDDDPTLLTVVPTVNKPNILLVKRITAINGSTTSKGGDNLGGYINEAANPYDDNDIEPNLAPNPPQYPTADTNAWPNPSSFLIGGVNGGNVSPNNELEYTIYFLSAGNAPAPKVLLCDRVPDNTTFIPTAFNSVSSAPGGLSGADRGILLYYNGTAVSLTDVQDGDAGQYFPPGVDPKTVYPKIECGGANSNGAIVVNLGDVPNATGSGTPLSSFGYIRFRGKVK; this comes from the coding sequence ATGAAGAAAGTATCGCTTTTATTCTCGTGTTCGTTATTATATGCCTTATCCACTGGGCTACAACCAGCCCAAGCCGAAGGTTCCAAAGAGTTAGTTTCTCAAGGCGGACACAGACCTTATTTGGAGTGGTCGCCAAATTTAAAAACTGCAAATATCACGCGTATCACCTTGCTGAAAGTCTATGTTCAAGCTGGGGAGACTGTTAACCTTGGTTCTAGCGTGCATACAAGTGCCAATGGTGTTCAAGATATTGTCTATCGTAGCCCTTTTGGAGGACAAAACGGATCTTGTAATGTACTCAGTACGGGTTTTGGCTTTATAGATACGTTAGCAAAAGAGCAAGCAGGACCATTACCAAACGCTGGAGGTTACGATCCATGTAGCTTTGTCGCTACAGAAACAGGAGTATATGAAGTTGAGTTTCATGCACCTGAATTAGGAAGCGACCAAAAAAATCCTCCAACTAGAGCAACAAACGCGGCTTTTCCTACAGATGCTACTCAAACATCAACTGTCGCCGCTTGGGATATCACAGTGAGAGATTCTCAAGGAAATGTAAAACCAGGGCGAGTGTTTACCAATTACTTGGCTTTTAACCTGGGGACAAATGGTTTGTCTCTGAACTCTGACTTCTTCATTCAAACAAAAGACGGTTACCTCTACCGAACTGCAATGAATGGGGTAGATCCGTTTGGCTTTATTTTCTTTGCCAATAGCCGTGGATACAAAGATGGCGACAGTACACTTTATCGTTCTACACGCGCTGCTGGTAATACTCTTGCTCCTTTTTTAGGAGGGGTACAAGTACAGCGCCCAGATGTTCCCGATACAGCAACTGATATGACTCATGTAGTCTTTATCAATAAACCCGACCCTGCTACTCTTGCATCTCTTGGTATTCCTACTGGACCATTAATCCCACCAAAACCGACTAACTTTAAATTTACTGGTAAGAATGGCGCGAGTGGAAATCAAACTTTTGTTGGAGCGGGAGGTCACTTTAGCTTTGATTCAAGTAGTTCGGGTAGTTACGATATTATTATTGATACTAACAATGACAACATTTATGACCCCAGTGTAGATAGGGTCTTACAGAACGTATCTCTTTCTGGTAAGAATATTGTTTCATGGAACGGTAAGGATGCACAAGGTAACAACTTGCTTCCCCTTCCTCAAAATGCTCCTTATCACGCCAGAATTAGGCTGCGTGCGGGAGAATACCATTTCCCAATGTTAGATGCTGAAAATAATCCTAGCGGATTTGTCATTGAAATGACGAATGCTCCGGGTCCCTTTCCAGCAGGTATTAATAAATTTACGGTTTACTATAATGATGATAACTACAAAACTAAAGATGGAACTACTGTTGACTTGAGTGGTCCTGGAAACCCAACAAATCCTCGAAATGCTAGCGTTGGGATTGACAGTACCTCAGGACAGCACGAGTTTAGTGGTACTTACGGCGATTTTAAAGGCATAGATACTTGGACTTACTATCCTGGTGAAGCCGTCTTTGCGGATTTAATTATTACAACTCAAAACCAGGCAAACGTGCAGGGTACAAAATCTGTGCGGTTTTTAACTGACACGGATGGCAGTGGGAATGTTACGGTAGGCGATCGCATTCAATATACTATTACTTATTCTAACCTAGATCCAGGCAAGAGTGACGCGACTAATTTTGTGATAAGCGATTCACTACCAGCGCAGTTGACTTTTGTGAGTGCGGAAATAACATCCAAAACATCTGGTAATAATATTACTTTGAACCCTAGTTACAATGGCTCTGGTGCTTTAACGAATTCTGGGACTCTGCGCGTTGGGGATACTATTACTGTCACGGTGACGGCTACAATTAATAACCATAATAATGGAACTGCTATTAGCAACCAAGCAAGTGCTGGTTTTAACACACCTGATAGTCCCGCAACGATTGGAACTGTTGTCACCGATGCAAATTCAGCCGGTGCAACAACTAATCCGCCGAGTGTTGGCAATCCATTTCCACAAAACTCAGATGATAGTGTTGAAACAGGTAACGATCCTACTAAAACAGGTGATGACGATCCCACCTTATTGACTGTTGTTCCTACTGTTAACAAACCAAATATATTACTAGTTAAAAGAATTACAGCTATTAATGGTTCCACAACTTCTAAGGGAGGAGATAATTTAGGAGGTTATATTAATGAAGCAGCGAATCCCTACGATGACAATGACATAGAACCAAATCTTGCTCCCAATCCCCCTCAGTATCCTACCGCAGATACGAATGCATGGCCAAACCCTAGTAGTTTCTTAATTGGTGGTGTTAATGGTGGAAATGTAAGTCCCAATAATGAATTGGAGTATACTATATATTTCCTGTCTGCTGGCAATGCACCCGCTCCAAAAGTCTTGTTGTGCGATCGCGTTCCCGATAATACTACTTTCATCCCCACTGCTTTTAACAGTGTGTCTTCAGCACCTGGTGGTCTTTCTGGTGCTGACCGTGGTATTTTGCTTTACTATAACGGTACAGCAGTTTCCCTGACAGATGTTCAAGATGGTGATGCTGGACAATACTTTCCACCAGGGGTAGATCCTAAAACCGTTTATCCTAAGATTGAGTGTGGTGGTGCTAATAGTAATGGTGCGATCGTCGTTAACTTGGGCGATGTACCCAATGCGACTGGTTCCGGTACACCTCTTAGTTCTTTTGGTTACATCCGCTTCCGAGGTAAAGTTAAATAA
- a CDS encoding HigA family addiction module antitoxin codes for MAKERIQMYDPPHIGEVLKEEFLEPYGLSISKFAELIGVNRAYMSKIINGKAGVSPAMALRLSKALNTSVGLWLNMQQQYDLWQARQSTDLSKVKVINLEMKSYLTDDITIEMLDVVDKKP; via the coding sequence ATGGCAAAAGAAAGAATACAAATGTACGACCCTCCACACATCGGCGAAGTCTTAAAGGAGGAGTTTTTAGAGCCTTACGGTCTTAGTATCTCAAAGTTTGCCGAACTGATTGGAGTAAATAGGGCTTATATGTCCAAGATTATTAATGGTAAGGCTGGGGTAAGTCCTGCTATGGCTCTAAGACTCTCTAAGGCACTAAATACTAGTGTTGGTCTATGGTTGAATATGCAACAGCAATACGATCTATGGCAAGCTAGACAATCTACTGATTTGTCTAAAGTGAAGGTTATTAATTTGGAAATGAAAAGTTATTTAACGGATGACATCACGATAGAGATGCTTGATGTGGTGGACAAGAAACCATGA
- a CDS encoding type II toxin-antitoxin system RelE/ParE family toxin gives MIVSFLHKGLEQFFKEGKTEGVKQDHIKRLRIRLLFLDALEKLEDFKEFPNFKFHKLEGDLKDRYSISVTGNWRLTFKWDEENKNVEVLDYVDYH, from the coding sequence ATGATTGTTTCATTTTTACATAAGGGATTAGAACAGTTTTTCAAAGAGGGTAAAACCGAAGGAGTCAAACAAGACCATATTAAAAGGCTCAGAATTAGACTCTTATTTCTAGACGCTCTGGAAAAACTGGAAGACTTTAAGGAATTTCCCAATTTCAAGTTTCATAAATTGGAAGGTGATTTAAAAGATCGCTACTCAATTTCGGTTACTGGAAATTGGCGATTGACCTTTAAGTGGGACGAGGAAAACAAGAATGTTGAAGTCCTAGACTACGTTGACTACCATTAG
- a CDS encoding TonB-dependent receptor — translation MKILTPTPDAVLDVPATTVVLQFSVDTTVELRVNGELVDASLVGRTETDPTTNLVTQTWYGVSLKEGQNTIAATAIGAQDSTATIEVQVKGAPTQIKLETVESRIPADGRSTATIRGQLLDANGNLSNRDAVVTLASTVGEFIGADSKPDQPGFQVQARGGEFTATLKSGLKAQTVRILAKAGELEAYTQLQFETALRPSIATGVVDVRLGARGTDYYGRFRDFLPIDKDNRTQLSVRSAVFATGAIGEWLFTGAYNSDRALNEDCNCDNRLFRTYQFSEQAYPVYGDSSQVDVLTPSVDSVYVRFERSPRIPNANPDYAMWGDYNTEEFARSSQQFTATTRQLHGFKANYNIGNLQVTGFYGNNVEGFQRDTLPPDGTSGYYFLSRRLLIPGSENVFIELEELNRPGTVLERKQLSRGPDYEIDYDRGTLLFRQPVLRTDVDNTGQVLVRRIVTTYQYDSQDSKSSIYAGRLQYNLSRKINQESWVGTSYVRENQGVRDFELYGADAQVSLGSKGKLIAEYAHSTNDTDVTGKVSGSAARVEAQGQIARGLFGRAYYRFADAGFANNATTSFVPGQTRYGAQLTSQVSRSTNLRVQYDHEDNFGVAPRPLDTFEELFAPRSQAIPGTQVDNSLTTISAGIQQRIGKATVDVDWLHRDRKDRIAVDNQNTKSDQLRSRLTLPLAKNLTFLAQNELTFSSDTDTVYPDRTILGLNWAVTPGVNVSLTQQFYTRGQFEDNSITNLSINGEHKLGKDTTLTGRYSILGGANEVTMQGAVGLNHRWTISPGLRLNLAYEHVFGDFFGRNGAGVQYAQPFAVGQSASALGLLSGDSYSVGLEYTDNPKFQASARYEHRTSSSGSNTVISAAAAGKLSPALTALLRYQQANSANQKLIGLGDTANLRLGLAYRDPNNDKFNALLRYEYRKNPSTIPDSILLGSGTGSEDHTFAAEAIYAPNWRWEFYGKYALRNSTSYLAQDLIGTTMTNLAQLRATYRLGYSMDLVGETRWIHQNDYTETGFVIETGYYLTPNLRLSAGYVFGNIDDRDFSGTRSAGGPYLGLTLKLNELFDGFGLQKVPPRQDRESTVQTVVNKLKKAKAGTVQTVTNKLKKAKAELGERKI, via the coding sequence ATTAAAATCCTCACTCCTACTCCCGATGCTGTCCTTGATGTCCCGGCGACAACGGTTGTTTTGCAGTTTTCTGTAGATACGACGGTGGAATTGCGGGTGAATGGTGAGTTAGTAGACGCTTCTTTGGTAGGTCGTACAGAAACCGATCCAACGACCAATTTGGTGACACAAACATGGTATGGTGTTTCTTTAAAAGAAGGGCAAAATACGATCGCAGCAACGGCTATTGGTGCTCAAGACTCTACAGCAACTATAGAAGTACAAGTTAAGGGAGCGCCAACTCAGATAAAATTAGAGACAGTAGAATCTCGGATTCCTGCGGATGGACGTTCTACGGCTACAATCCGGGGTCAATTGCTCGACGCTAATGGGAACCTCTCGAACCGCGATGCTGTTGTCACTTTAGCATCAACAGTTGGTGAGTTCATTGGTGCTGACAGCAAACCAGACCAACCGGGATTTCAGGTACAAGCACGAGGTGGGGAATTTACAGCAACTCTGAAATCTGGGTTGAAGGCGCAGACGGTACGAATTTTAGCAAAAGCTGGGGAGTTAGAAGCGTATACCCAGTTGCAATTTGAGACCGCATTGCGTCCAAGTATTGCGACTGGTGTTGTGGATGTCCGTCTGGGTGCGAGAGGTACGGATTATTATGGACGGTTCCGTGATTTTCTCCCTATTGATAAAGATAACAGGACGCAATTGAGTGTCCGTTCTGCTGTGTTTGCTACAGGAGCAATAGGAGAATGGTTGTTCACTGGTGCTTATAATAGCGATCGCGCCCTCAATGAAGATTGTAACTGCGACAACCGTCTTTTTCGAACCTATCAATTTAGCGAACAAGCCTATCCAGTTTATGGTGATAGTTCTCAAGTTGATGTCTTGACACCTTCGGTTGATAGCGTTTACGTGCGGTTTGAGCGATCGCCACGCATCCCCAATGCTAACCCTGATTATGCCATGTGGGGGGACTACAACACCGAGGAATTTGCGCGTTCTTCCCAGCAATTTACGGCTACAACACGTCAGCTTCATGGGTTTAAAGCTAATTATAACATAGGCAATTTACAAGTTACGGGTTTTTACGGAAATAATGTGGAAGGATTCCAACGGGATACCTTACCTCCTGACGGGACTAGCGGTTATTACTTCCTTTCCAGAAGATTACTGATTCCTGGTAGCGAAAACGTCTTTATAGAATTGGAAGAACTCAACCGTCCCGGTACTGTGTTGGAACGCAAACAGCTTTCTAGAGGTCCTGACTACGAAATCGACTACGACCGTGGAACATTATTATTCCGCCAACCCGTTTTGCGTACTGATGTGGACAACACCGGACAAGTTCTCGTCCGCCGGATTGTGACTACCTATCAATATGATAGTCAAGATAGTAAAAGCAGTATTTACGCAGGTCGCCTGCAATATAACTTGTCTCGCAAAATCAATCAAGAAAGTTGGGTGGGAACAAGCTATGTCAGAGAAAACCAAGGAGTGCGGGATTTTGAACTGTATGGTGCGGATGCACAGGTTTCTCTGGGTAGTAAAGGTAAGTTGATTGCAGAATATGCTCATTCCACCAACGATACAGATGTTACGGGAAAAGTCAGTGGTTCTGCGGCGCGTGTGGAAGCTCAAGGACAAATTGCCAGGGGTTTGTTTGGACGAGCTTATTATCGTTTTGCGGATGCGGGATTTGCTAACAACGCGACGACCAGCTTTGTTCCCGGTCAAACTCGATATGGAGCACAACTGACAAGCCAGGTTTCCCGAAGTACCAATTTGCGGGTACAATACGACCATGAGGATAACTTTGGAGTTGCACCTCGACCTTTAGATACTTTTGAGGAATTGTTTGCTCCAAGAAGTCAAGCAATTCCTGGAACTCAGGTGGATAACTCCCTCACAACCATTTCTGCGGGAATTCAACAAAGGATCGGTAAAGCAACTGTTGATGTGGATTGGTTGCATCGCGATCGCAAAGACCGCATTGCTGTTGACAACCAGAATACCAAATCAGACCAATTGCGATCGCGTCTAACTCTACCCCTAGCAAAGAACCTCACCTTCTTAGCACAGAACGAACTGACTTTCTCCTCAGACACCGATACTGTTTATCCAGATAGGACTATCTTAGGGTTAAATTGGGCTGTGACTCCCGGAGTGAATGTAAGTTTAACTCAACAGTTTTACACTCGCGGTCAGTTTGAAGATAACTCCATCACCAACTTGAGTATTAACGGCGAACACAAACTTGGGAAAGATACGACTCTGACGGGACGTTACTCCATTTTAGGTGGTGCTAATGAAGTGACCATGCAAGGTGCGGTTGGATTAAACCATCGCTGGACGATTTCTCCTGGATTGCGGTTAAATCTTGCTTACGAACACGTCTTTGGTGACTTCTTTGGTCGTAACGGAGCGGGAGTGCAGTATGCTCAACCCTTTGCAGTCGGTCAAAGTGCATCTGCATTGGGGCTGTTAAGCGGTGATAGTTACAGTGTGGGTTTGGAATATACCGACAATCCCAAATTTCAAGCAAGCGCCCGGTACGAACACCGCACCTCCTCTAGTGGTTCCAACACCGTGATTTCCGCAGCCGCAGCTGGTAAACTTTCCCCCGCCCTGACAGCACTCCTGCGCTATCAACAAGCAAATTCTGCCAATCAAAAATTGATAGGGTTGGGAGATACAGCCAATTTGAGACTTGGTTTAGCTTATCGCGACCCCAACAACGACAAGTTTAATGCTTTGTTGCGTTACGAATATCGCAAAAATCCATCCACAATTCCCGACTCAATTCTTTTAGGTAGCGGTACGGGGTCTGAAGACCACACCTTTGCAGCAGAAGCAATATACGCACCCAACTGGAGATGGGAATTCTATGGAAAGTACGCCCTTCGCAACAGTACTTCTTACTTAGCGCAGGATCTGATTGGAACGACTATGACAAATTTAGCACAGCTGCGGGCTACCTACCGCTTGGGCTATAGTATGGACTTGGTAGGAGAGACTCGCTGGATTCATCAAAATGATTACACGGAAACGGGCTTTGTCATAGAAACAGGCTATTATTTAACTCCCAACTTACGGTTATCTGCGGGTTACGTATTTGGCAATATTGACGATCGCGATTTTTCGGGAACTCGAAGTGCGGGAGGTCCTTATTTGGGTTTAACTCTGAAGTTGAACGAACTCTTTGATGGCTTTGGCTTACAAAAAGTACCTCCTCGCCAAGATCGAGAATCTACAGTACAAACCGTAGTAAACAAGCTGAAGAAAGCAAAAGCGGGAACAGTGCAAACCGTGACAAACAAGCTGAAGAAAGCAAAGGCGGAACTGGGGGAGAGAAAAATATGA